The segment AATGTGCGGGATTGGATTTATGTGGAAGATCACTGTGCTGCCATCGATCTGGTGCTGCAAAAAGGACAACTGGGGGAGGTTTACAATATCGGGGCCGGAAACGAAAAAAATAATCTGGAAATTACCGACTATATTCTCAAAAAGTTGGAAAAACCCAAAGACCTGATGGTTTTTGTGGACGACCGGCTGGGGCACGACCGCCGTTACTCGCTGAACTGGGACAAAATAAAACAGTTGGGGTGGGAGCCGTCAATTTCCTTTGAGGAAGCCATGGATAAAACCATTGATTGGTACGTCCAGAACCGCTGGTGGTGGGAAAAATTGAAAAACGGGGCCTATCTTGAATTCTACAAAGCTCACTATAAAATCGACGACTGAAAGGGGTCAGGGAAATGGATCTTAAGGAAAAATTGAACAAAAAGGAAGCCAAAATCGGCATTATTGGGTTGGGATATGTCGGGCTTCCGCTGGCAACAGATTTTGCCGATCATGGATTTCAGGTATTGGGCATCGACAACGATCCCGCAAAAGTGGAACTTCTCAACAAGGGGCAAAATTATATTGCGGATGTCAGCGATCAAAAATTAAAAAGAGTAGTTGATAAAGGGCTTTTCAAGGCAACCACCAGCTACGATCAGGTGGGGGAACTGGATGCCATGTTTATCTGCGTTCCCACACCCTTTAACCGAAATAAGGAACCGGATGTCTCGTATATTGTCGATGCCACCAATGGAATCAAACCCAATCTGCGTAAGGGGCAGGTGGTTATTTTGAAGAGCACCACATTCCCCGAAACCACGGAAAAAGTGGTTCAGCCCATTCTGGAAGAAACGGGATTAAAGGTGGGTGAAGATTTCTATCTCGCGTTTTCTCCAGAACGCATCGACCCGGGGCGAACCGATTTTAATACCGAGAATACGCCCATTGTTCTGGGAGGCGTGACCCCCCGATGTACCGAAATGGCCAAAGCCGTTATTGGGCAGGTCACCAAACACATTCATGTGGTTTCTTCTCCCAAGGCGGCTGAAATGACCAAACTTCTGGAAAACATCTTCCGCAGTGTGAATATTGCTCTGGTGAATGAACTGGCCACGCTTTGCGACCGAATGGGCAACATCGATATGTGGGAGGTAATTGATGCCGCAGCCACCAAGCCCTTCGGTTTTATGCCGTTTTATCCGGGACCAGGAATCGGCGGCCATTGTATTCTGGTGGATCCGTATTACCTCTCCTG is part of the Calditrichota bacterium genome and harbors:
- a CDS encoding nucleotide sugar dehydrogenase — its product is MDLKEKLNKKEAKIGIIGLGYVGLPLATDFADHGFQVLGIDNDPAKVELLNKGQNYIADVSDQKLKRVVDKGLFKATTSYDQVGELDAMFICVPTPFNRNKEPDVSYIVDATNGIKPNLRKGQVVILKSTTFPETTEKVVQPILEETGLKVGEDFYLAFSPERIDPGRTDFNTENTPIVLGGVTPRCTEMAKAVIGQVTKHIHVVSSPKAAEMTKLLENIFRSVNIALVNELATLCDRMGNIDMWEVIDAAATKPFGFMPFYPGPGIGGHCILVDPYYLSWKAREFDFHTNFIELAAETNESMPYYVYGLIIHALSEHGVPLTNAKVLLLGAAFKKDVNDTRNSPALKIFEILESKGMNYVMYNDPYVPELKMNGKTYHSQELTADLLGLVDCVVIATDHSGYDYDFIVEHAKLVVDTRNATKHVKNGREKIVRLGSGRVLGDGE